Proteins found in one Hevea brasiliensis isolate MT/VB/25A 57/8 chromosome 18, ASM3005281v1, whole genome shotgun sequence genomic segment:
- the LOC110637451 gene encoding protein JINGUBANG, with the protein MKHETGSTMVAERRGLNRPKLGAFLHSDPAIFPNQEDDYSNYKTGPSPASLASPKYSNSCTPTSGESSPYPMSPWSQPSPYAKSPWIIPSPIINHNLSNNGLIGSIVREEGHVYSLAASGDLLYTGSDSKNIRVWRNLKEFAGFKSNSGLVKAIVISGDKIFTGHQDGKIRIWKTSPKNPSVHKRFGSLPTFKESIKKSFNPNNYVEVRRHRNVLRIKHFDAVSCLSLNREQGLLYSGSWDKTLKVWRISDYKCMESIKAHDDAINSVVAGFDSLVFTGSADGTVKVWRRELEGRGTKHFLVQILLKRENAVTALAVNQESAMVYCGSSDGLVNFWEREKHLSHGGVLRGHKTAVLCLATAGNLVFSGSADKSICAWRRESGGVHICLSVLTGHNGPVKCLAVAEDQDSDEGDQRWIIYSGSLDKSVRVWRVSEDAYLYNYQSPRSRAKRYLTADH; encoded by the coding sequence ATGAAACACGAAACAGGTAGCACCATGGTTGCAGAGCGTAGAGGTCTTAACCGACCAAAGCTTGGTGCTTTCTTACACTCTGACCCTGCAATCTTTCCCAACCAAGAAGATGATTACTCCAACTATAAGACTGGTCCTAGTCCAGCCTCTCTTGCAAGCCCTAAATATTCTAATAGCTGCACACCCACAAGTGGTGAGTCCTCTCCTTATCCTATGTCTCCGTGGAGCCAGCCGTCTCCTTATGCTAAATCTCCGTGGATAATACCATCTCCGATAATCAACCATAATCTCAGTAATAATGGCCTTATTGGATCCATTGTACGCGAAGAAGGTCATGTGTATTCGTTAGCTGCTTCTGGTGACTTGTTGTATACGGGCTCAGACAGCAAGAACATACGCGTATGGAGGAATTTGAAGGAGTTCGCGGGTTTCAAATCCAATAGTGGCTTAGTTAAGGCCATTGTTATATCAGGGGACAAGATTTTCACTGGTCATCAAGATGGGAAGATCAGAATCTGGAAGACATCTCCCAAAAACCCTAGTGTCCATAAACGATTTGGAAGCTTACCCACTTTTAAAGAATCCATTAAAAAATCCTTCAACCCCAACAACTACGTAGAAGTTCGTAGACACCGCAATGTTCTACGCATCAAGCATTTCGACGCAGTGTCTTGCCTGAGTTTGAACCGAGAGCAAGGTTTATTATACTCAGGATCCTGGGATAAAACCTTGAAAGTATGGCGGATTTCAGACTACAAGTGCATGGAATCGATCAAAGCACATGACGACGCGATAAATTCAGTGGTGGCGGGGTTCGATTCATTGGTATTTACAGGTTCGGCTGATGGAACGGTGAAAGTATGGAGGAGGGAGCTGGAAGGAAGAGGAACCAAGCATTTCTTGGTGCAGATACTGTTAAAAAGAGAAAACGCGGTGACCGCCCTGGCAGTAAATCAAGAATCCGCCATGGTGTATTGTGGTTCCTCTGACGGGCTGGTGAACTTTTGGGAACGTGAAAAGCACTTATCGCACGGTGGGGTCCTCCGGGGTCACAAAACGGCTGTCCTGTGTTTAGCAACCGCCGGTAATTTGGTGTTCAGTGGGTCCGCCGATAAAAGCATATGTGCATGGAGGAGAGAGTCAGGTGGGGTCCACATATGCTTGTCGGTTTTAACAGGTCATAATGGGCCAGTGAAGTGCTTGGCCGTGGCAGAGGATCAAGATTCCGACGAGGGAGATCAACGGTGGATAATATACAGCGGGAGCTTAGACAAATCGGTTAGAGTGTGGCGCGTGTCTGAGGATGCGTACCTGTACAATTACCAATCACCCAGGTCCCGGGCTAAGCGATATCTCACCGCCGACCACTAA